One Mycolicibacter sp. MU0083 DNA window includes the following coding sequences:
- a CDS encoding DUF2599 domain-containing protein, whose protein sequence is MRTPDQRRVGRRTYSPGRALAATAGALALGIAPALNAPAAQADWDWALDDAEPLAAVSSAAGEFDVTSLRGLMNLAGEFVGQLDPAFHAQLSEGIDAVLAWPGPTHSVDVAEWVHEYLYTPLHDALREWLATPLGEATLDAVNAPFVTLFGRDLIGDGLDGFDGVNSSLLGQSGWFGDAGDGGFLFGNGGTGIAGINADGGTGGDAGIFGVGGAGGAGFAGFAGGDGGTGGLVLGIGGVGGAGGDDAGTGGDGGAGGWIFGRGGDGGIGGEGGAGGLGGAAGLLGVAGTSAAPYVGSTEWVTYEDGSSLRVYPTESARGEAGVPGTLRQGEQAWDEVVKRNPEANTPGMREQFICHWQFVEFINPGKTSWNLEPWRPVVSTLNLLANGCNPGGAEEPF, encoded by the coding sequence ATGCGTACACCCGATCAGCGCCGTGTCGGTCGCCGAACCTACTCTCCCGGCCGGGCACTGGCCGCCACGGCGGGTGCCCTGGCCCTCGGCATCGCTCCCGCCCTGAACGCCCCCGCCGCGCAAGCGGATTGGGATTGGGCGCTCGACGACGCCGAGCCGTTGGCGGCCGTCTCCAGCGCCGCGGGCGAATTCGACGTGACCAGCCTGCGCGGCCTGATGAACCTGGCCGGGGAATTCGTCGGCCAACTCGACCCGGCGTTCCACGCGCAGCTGTCTGAGGGGATCGACGCGGTCCTGGCATGGCCGGGGCCGACGCACTCCGTCGACGTCGCCGAATGGGTGCACGAGTACCTCTACACCCCGCTGCACGACGCCCTGCGGGAATGGCTCGCCACCCCGCTCGGCGAAGCCACCCTCGACGCCGTCAACGCGCCGTTCGTGACGCTGTTCGGCCGGGACCTCATCGGTGACGGTCTCGACGGCTTCGACGGCGTCAATTCCAGTCTGCTGGGCCAGTCGGGCTGGTTCGGCGATGCCGGTGACGGCGGCTTCCTGTTCGGCAACGGCGGTACCGGTATCGCCGGAATCAACGCCGACGGCGGTACCGGTGGCGACGCGGGGATCTTCGGCGTCGGTGGCGCCGGCGGGGCGGGATTCGCCGGTTTCGCCGGCGGTGACGGTGGGACCGGTGGCTTGGTGCTGGGTATCGGCGGGGTCGGCGGGGCCGGTGGCGACGACGCCGGCACCGGCGGCGACGGGGGCGCGGGCGGCTGGATATTCGGCCGCGGCGGCGACGGCGGCATCGGCGGGGAGGGCGGCGCGGGCGGCCTCGGCGGCGCGGCCGGTCTGCTGGGTGTCGCCGGCACCAGCGCGGCGCCCTATGTCGGCAGCACCGAGTGGGTGACCTACGAGGACGGCAGCAGCCTGCGGGTCTATCCGACCGAATCCGCCCGCGGTGAGGCCGGCGTGCCGGGCACATTGCGCCAGGGCGAGCAGGCCTGGGATGAGGTCGTCAAGCGCAACCCGGAAGCCAACACGCCCGGCATGCGCGAGCAGTTCATCTGCCATTGGCAGTTCGTCGAGTTCATCAACCCCGGCAAGACCAGCTGGAACCTGGAGCCGTGGCGCCCGGTGGTGAGCACCCTGAACCTGCTCGCCAACGGCTGCAACCCCGGCGGCGCCGAGGAACCGTTCTAG
- a CDS encoding Mrp/NBP35 family ATP-binding protein, with the protein MSQNPDDTAALHDAIYAALGTVLDPDIRRPITDLGMVKSIEIAADHSVHATIYLTIAGCPMKAEITNMVTRAINDVPGTGPVKVSLDVFSDEQRAELRKQLRGDTVEPVIPFAQPSSLTKVYAIASGKGGVGKSSVTVNLAVALAERGLSVGVLDADIYGHSVPRMMGVTALPTQVDSMIMPPIGYGVKVISIAMFTQGNTPVVWRGPMLHRALQQFLADVYWGDLDVLLLDLPPGTGDIAISVAQLVPSAEILVVTTPQQAAAEVAERAGAIALQTRQQVVGVVENMAGLAMPDGSTMHLFGEGGGERVAERLTRAMGRDVPLLGQVPIDTEMVTGGDSGSPVVLSPESAAGKELRRIAERLATRKRGLVGMSLGLDTGSTRR; encoded by the coding sequence ATGTCCCAGAATCCCGATGACACCGCCGCCCTGCACGACGCGATCTATGCAGCTTTGGGCACCGTGCTCGATCCCGATATTCGGCGCCCGATCACCGATCTGGGCATGGTCAAGAGCATCGAGATCGCAGCCGATCACAGCGTGCACGCCACGATCTACCTGACCATCGCCGGCTGTCCGATGAAGGCCGAGATCACCAACATGGTGACCCGGGCGATCAACGATGTGCCCGGTACCGGTCCGGTCAAGGTCAGCTTGGATGTGTTCAGCGACGAGCAGCGTGCCGAACTGCGCAAACAGTTGCGTGGCGACACCGTCGAACCGGTCATCCCGTTCGCCCAGCCCAGTTCGCTGACCAAGGTCTATGCGATCGCCTCCGGCAAGGGCGGGGTCGGAAAGTCCAGTGTGACGGTCAATCTCGCGGTCGCGCTCGCCGAACGCGGCCTGTCGGTCGGCGTGCTCGACGCCGACATCTACGGGCACTCGGTACCGCGGATGATGGGCGTCACCGCGCTGCCCACCCAGGTCGACTCGATGATCATGCCGCCGATCGGTTATGGCGTGAAGGTGATCTCGATTGCGATGTTCACCCAGGGCAACACCCCGGTGGTCTGGCGCGGCCCGATGCTGCACCGGGCGTTGCAGCAGTTCCTCGCCGACGTGTACTGGGGCGACCTGGACGTGCTGCTGCTGGACCTGCCGCCGGGCACCGGTGACATCGCGATCTCGGTGGCCCAGCTGGTGCCCTCCGCCGAGATCCTGGTGGTGACCACGCCGCAGCAGGCGGCCGCGGAGGTGGCCGAGCGGGCCGGGGCGATCGCCCTGCAGACCCGTCAGCAGGTCGTCGGCGTGGTGGAGAACATGGCCGGGTTGGCCATGCCCGACGGGTCCACCATGCATCTGTTCGGTGAGGGCGGCGGCGAGCGGGTCGCCGAGCGGCTGACCCGGGCGATGGGCCGCGACGTCCCGTTGCTGGGTCAGGTGCCCATCGACACCGAGATGGTCACCGGCGGCGACTCGGGGTCCCCCGTGGTGCTCTCGCCGGAATCCGCAGCGGGCAAAGAGTTGCGGCGTATCGCCGAACGGCTGGCCACCCGCAAGCGCGGGCTGGTCGGGATGTCGCTGGGCCTGGACACCGGTTCCACCCGGCGCTGA
- a CDS encoding DNA-3-methyladenine glycosylase I: MSGVAHDGRTRCGWVDGGSELYLDYHDREWGRPVRDAAALFERVSLEAFQSGLSWLVILRKRENFRRAFAGFDVETVAGFTEADVLRLMGDAGIVRNRAKIEATIANARATLELGTTDLVELLWSFAPPARPRPIDLAAVPAVTPESTAMARELKRRGFRFVGPTTAYALMQATGMVDDHVQACWVPPISG, from the coding sequence ATGAGCGGGGTCGCCCACGACGGCCGCACCCGGTGCGGTTGGGTCGACGGTGGCTCGGAGCTCTACCTCGACTACCACGACCGGGAGTGGGGGCGCCCGGTGCGCGATGCGGCCGCGTTGTTCGAACGGGTCAGTCTGGAAGCCTTCCAAAGCGGCCTGTCGTGGCTGGTGATTCTGCGCAAGCGGGAGAATTTCCGTCGCGCGTTCGCCGGTTTCGACGTCGAGACCGTCGCGGGGTTCACCGAGGCGGACGTGCTGCGGCTGATGGGCGATGCCGGCATCGTGCGCAACCGGGCCAAGATCGAGGCGACGATCGCCAACGCCCGCGCGACCCTCGAGCTGGGCACGACCGACCTGGTGGAGCTGTTGTGGTCGTTCGCCCCGCCGGCGCGCCCGCGCCCGATCGACCTGGCGGCGGTGCCGGCCGTGACTCCGGAATCGACGGCGATGGCCCGGGAACTGAAGCGCCGCGGGTTTCGTTTCGTGGGTCCCACCACCGCATATGCGTTGATGCAGGCCACCGGGATGGTCGATGACCACGTACAGGCATGTTGGGTGCCACCGATCAGCGGTTAG
- a CDS encoding lytic transglycosylase domain-containing protein, translating to MPTGGDAPVSVSRAARLRRAARSALRPAFGLAFITPLVFAGAVGATPRTPSTTLPLRNAAITPLAASVSTSSAGRSSGPSVVAVQRPQANLRVASGAPSAPPAAVVYAPGTLGIPKTALQAYRNAEHQMTTAAPECGISWNLLAGIGRIESGHANGGATDERGNVLQPIYGPALDGTLPGNEVIVASSAPGRVVYARAMGPMQFLPGTWSRYAADGDGDGKADPQNVYDATLAAARYLCSGGMNLRDPSQVLSAILRYNNSMAYAENVMGWAAAYATGVAPVDLPPIVGPAPPIADPHLEHLEHPEGLGPQSLAMHGMSPAEQSGGSTLIDLGQPSFETQMASLPWLAPWMTPAEQQLPRPSAACRMICLEPQGAGAPPAPAALPPDSFGVPEAAPEQPAPMQAYAVAPAPPEQPAPAPQQAYATPPPDGAPPAPPF from the coding sequence GTGCCTACAGGGGGCGACGCACCGGTATCGGTGTCGCGCGCTGCCAGGTTGCGGCGGGCGGCCCGGTCGGCTTTACGTCCGGCATTCGGACTGGCATTCATCACCCCGCTGGTGTTCGCCGGCGCGGTAGGCGCCACTCCCCGGACTCCGTCGACCACGCTGCCGCTGCGCAACGCCGCGATCACCCCGCTGGCCGCGTCCGTCAGCACCTCGTCGGCGGGCCGTTCCTCGGGGCCGTCGGTGGTCGCGGTGCAGCGTCCGCAGGCGAACCTGCGGGTGGCCTCCGGTGCGCCGTCGGCACCGCCGGCAGCGGTCGTCTACGCACCGGGCACGTTGGGCATCCCCAAGACCGCGTTGCAGGCCTACCGCAACGCCGAACACCAGATGACCACCGCCGCCCCCGAATGCGGCATCAGTTGGAACCTGCTGGCCGGCATCGGGCGCATCGAGTCCGGCCACGCCAACGGCGGCGCAACCGACGAACGCGGCAACGTGCTCCAGCCGATCTACGGCCCCGCACTCGACGGCACCCTGCCCGGCAACGAGGTGATCGTGGCCAGCAGTGCGCCCGGCCGTGTCGTCTACGCCCGCGCCATGGGCCCCATGCAGTTCCTGCCCGGAACCTGGTCCCGCTACGCCGCCGACGGCGACGGCGACGGCAAAGCGGACCCGCAGAACGTCTACGACGCGACGCTGGCCGCCGCGCGCTATCTGTGCAGCGGCGGGATGAACCTGCGTGATCCGTCCCAGGTGCTGAGCGCGATCCTGCGCTACAACAATTCGATGGCCTACGCCGAGAACGTGATGGGCTGGGCCGCGGCCTATGCGACCGGGGTCGCGCCCGTGGACCTGCCGCCGATCGTGGGCCCGGCGCCGCCGATCGCCGATCCGCATCTGGAGCATCTGGAGCACCCGGAGGGGCTGGGACCGCAATCGCTTGCCATGCACGGGATGTCGCCGGCCGAACAGTCCGGGGGATCCACGCTGATCGACCTGGGCCAGCCGAGCTTTGAAACCCAGATGGCCAGCCTGCCCTGGCTGGCACCGTGGATGACTCCCGCCGAGCAGCAACTGCCGCGTCCCTCGGCGGCCTGCCGGATGATCTGCTTGGAACCGCAAGGCGCGGGCGCTCCGCCGGCACCGGCCGCGCTGCCGCCGGACTCGTTCGGCGTCCCGGAAGCCGCACCGGAACAGCCTGCACCGATGCAGGCGTACGCCGTCGCGCCGGCTCCCCCCGAGCAGCCCGCACCGGCTCCGCAGCAGGCTTATGCGACGCCGCCGCCGGACGGTGCACCTCCGGCCCCGCCGTTCTGA
- the sigE gene encoding RNA polymerase sigma factor SigE — protein sequence MERGMNRPRDARNTRGPLHVDPDNALSSSDGGPDVEDVAITTLLPPVAMSHPTTHSDRYSDAEWVEPSEEPQGTAVFDATGDVAAMPSWDELVRQHADRVYRLAYRLSGSQQDAEDLTQETFIRVFRSVHNYQPGTFEGWLHRITTNLFLDMVRKRGRVRMEALPEDYDRVPADEPDPEQIYHDARLDPDLQAALDSLAPEFRAAVVLCDIEGLSYEEVGATLGVKLGTVRSRIHRGRQALRDYLAARPAARDGAAFGGAAG from the coding sequence ATGGAACGAGGTATGAACCGGCCTCGCGACGCTCGGAATACGAGGGGCCCGTTGCATGTTGACCCCGATAACGCGCTGTCGTCATCGGACGGCGGCCCTGATGTGGAGGACGTCGCCATAACCACTTTGCTGCCCCCGGTCGCCATGTCGCACCCGACCACCCACTCGGACCGTTACTCCGACGCCGAGTGGGTGGAGCCGTCCGAGGAACCGCAGGGGACCGCGGTGTTCGACGCCACCGGAGACGTGGCGGCCATGCCGTCCTGGGACGAGTTGGTGCGTCAGCACGCCGACCGGGTGTACCGGCTGGCCTATCGCCTCTCCGGGAGTCAGCAAGACGCCGAGGACCTCACCCAGGAGACCTTCATCCGGGTGTTCCGGTCGGTGCACAACTACCAGCCCGGGACCTTCGAGGGTTGGCTGCACCGCATCACCACCAACCTGTTCCTGGACATGGTGCGCAAGCGCGGCCGGGTGCGGATGGAAGCGTTGCCCGAGGACTACGACCGGGTGCCGGCCGACGAACCCGACCCCGAGCAGATCTACCACGACGCACGGCTGGACCCGGACCTGCAGGCGGCGCTGGACTCGTTGGCGCCGGAGTTTCGGGCAGCCGTCGTACTGTGCGACATCGAGGGCCTGTCCTACGAGGAGGTCGGGGCCACCCTCGGGGTGAAGCTGGGGACGGTGCGCAGTCGCATCCACCGCGGACGCCAGGCGTTGCGCGACTATCTGGCCGCCCGCCCGGCGGCGCGCGACGGTGCCGCTTTCGGTGGCGCCGCCGGCTGA
- a CDS encoding DUF3117 domain-containing protein — MAAMKPRTGDGPLEATKEGRGIVMRVPLEGGGRLVVELTPDEAAALGDELKAVTS; from the coding sequence ATGGCGGCCATGAAGCCCCGGACCGGTGACGGTCCGCTGGAAGCGACAAAAGAGGGGCGTGGCATCGTGATGCGGGTACCACTCGAAGGCGGTGGACGGCTGGTCGTCGAGTTGACTCCCGACGAGGCCGCCGCACTCGGCGACGAACTCAAGGCCGTCACCAGCTAG
- a CDS encoding DUF1003 domain-containing protein, with amino-acid sequence MTDRSTSQRLSTPRTSRLPGLRMDPDALGRFTESVARFFGTGRYLAIQTILVVGWILLNVYAVSLKWDPYPFILLNLAFSTQAAYAAPLILLAQNRQENRDRVSLDEDRRRAAQTKADTEYLARELASLRLAVGEVPTRDYLHHELERVRELLEALQPESDPGRGERPHAPS; translated from the coding sequence GTGACCGACCGCTCGACATCACAGCGGCTCTCCACCCCCCGCACCTCGCGACTGCCCGGCCTGCGGATGGACCCCGACGCGCTGGGCCGATTCACCGAATCGGTGGCCCGATTCTTCGGGACCGGGCGCTATCTGGCCATTCAGACCATCTTGGTGGTGGGATGGATCCTGCTGAACGTCTACGCGGTCAGCCTGAAATGGGACCCGTACCCGTTCATCCTGCTCAACCTGGCGTTCTCCACCCAGGCCGCCTACGCGGCCCCGCTGATCCTGCTGGCCCAGAACCGACAGGAGAACCGGGACCGGGTCAGCCTCGACGAAGACCGCCGGCGCGCGGCGCAGACCAAGGCCGACACCGAATACCTTGCCCGGGAACTGGCGTCGCTGCGACTGGCGGTCGGCGAAGTCCCCACCCGCGACTACCTGCACCACGAGCTCGAGCGGGTGCGGGAACTGCTCGAAGCCCTGCAACCCGAGTCCGATCCCGGCCGCGGCGAGCGCCCGCACGCACCGAGCTGA
- a CDS encoding DivIVA domain-containing protein, producing the protein MTLVLLYLVVLVLTALLLFGVASVLFGRGEQLPPLPRGTTATMLPASDVTGADVDAVKFSQVLRGYHTGEVDWVLERLGAEIDLLRGRLAAAEAADAPAAEPR; encoded by the coding sequence GTGACACTGGTGTTGCTCTACCTCGTGGTGCTCGTCCTCACCGCGCTGCTGCTGTTCGGGGTGGCCAGCGTGCTGTTCGGCCGCGGGGAACAGTTGCCGCCGTTGCCGCGGGGCACCACCGCGACCATGTTGCCGGCCTCAGATGTGACCGGTGCCGATGTCGACGCGGTCAAGTTCTCCCAGGTATTGCGGGGCTACCACACCGGTGAGGTGGATTGGGTGCTGGAGCGCCTGGGCGCCGAGATAGACCTACTGCGCGGTCGGCTGGCGGCGGCGGAGGCGGCCGATGCTCCCGCTGCGGAGCCGCGATGA
- a CDS encoding S1C family serine protease: protein MSSNNENAGGNRLAPRPVYRPPVDSAAQKTFGRPDGVPGSFIPAEVRPKHYREQGEFSPRDLPPDPVLKEAFGRPYGSGPSLQRHPADAGALNRNGKSGAAAAPPDPWRDPAAGAALGRPAMIPAAPRMAGDAGGRLGVRDVLFGDRISYRALGVLAAIALAIGMVGGWVGRTTAQVVEAFTTSKVTLSTKGNAEEPAGRFAKVADAIANSVVTIESVSDDQGMQGSGVVIDGKGYIVTNNHVISEAANNPSKFKTTVVFNDGKEVLANLVGRDPKTDLAVLKVDNVDNLSVARLGDSDKIRVGDEVIAAGAPLGLRSTVTHGIISAVHRPVPLSGDDSDTDTVIDAVQTDASINHGNSGGALIDMDAQLIGINTAGKSLSDSASGLGFAIPVNEMKTVAEALIKDGKIVHPTLGVSARSVSNAIASGAQIANVKVGGPAEKGGILENDVVVKIGDRTVANADEFVVAVRNLAIGKEAPVEVVRDGRHVTLTVTPAADG, encoded by the coding sequence GTGAGCTCCAACAACGAGAACGCCGGCGGTAACCGCTTGGCGCCGCGTCCCGTCTACCGGCCCCCGGTGGACAGCGCGGCCCAGAAGACCTTCGGGCGGCCCGACGGCGTGCCCGGATCCTTCATCCCCGCCGAGGTGCGGCCCAAGCATTACCGCGAACAGGGCGAGTTCAGCCCCCGTGACCTGCCGCCGGACCCGGTGCTCAAGGAGGCCTTCGGCCGTCCCTACGGCAGTGGGCCCTCCCTGCAGCGTCATCCGGCCGACGCCGGTGCCCTGAACCGCAACGGCAAGTCCGGCGCGGCAGCGGCGCCTCCAGACCCGTGGCGTGACCCCGCGGCCGGTGCCGCGCTGGGCAGGCCGGCGATGATCCCGGCGGCACCGCGGATGGCCGGCGACGCCGGCGGCCGTCTCGGGGTGCGCGACGTGCTGTTCGGCGACCGGATCTCCTACCGGGCGCTGGGCGTGCTGGCCGCCATCGCCTTGGCGATCGGCATGGTCGGCGGCTGGGTCGGGCGCACCACGGCGCAGGTGGTGGAGGCGTTCACGACGTCGAAGGTGACGCTGTCGACCAAGGGCAACGCCGAGGAACCGGCCGGGCGATTCGCCAAGGTCGCCGACGCCATCGCCAACTCCGTGGTGACCATCGAATCCGTCAGCGACGATCAGGGCATGCAGGGCTCCGGGGTGGTCATCGACGGCAAGGGCTACATCGTCACCAACAACCACGTGATCTCCGAGGCCGCCAACAACCCCAGCAAGTTCAAGACCACCGTGGTGTTCAACGACGGCAAAGAGGTGCTGGCGAACCTGGTCGGTCGCGACCCCAAGACCGACCTGGCCGTGCTCAAGGTCGACAACGTCGACAACCTGTCGGTGGCCCGCCTCGGTGATTCCGACAAGATCCGGGTGGGCGACGAGGTGATCGCCGCGGGTGCGCCGCTGGGCCTGCGCAGCACCGTCACCCACGGCATCATCAGTGCCGTGCACCGGCCGGTGCCGCTCTCCGGGGATGACTCCGACACCGACACCGTCATCGACGCGGTGCAGACCGACGCCTCGATCAACCACGGCAACTCCGGTGGCGCGTTGATCGACATGGACGCTCAGCTGATCGGGATCAACACCGCCGGCAAGTCGCTGTCCGACAGTGCCAGCGGCCTGGGATTCGCGATCCCGGTCAACGAGATGAAGACGGTGGCCGAAGCGCTGATCAAAGACGGCAAGATCGTGCACCCCACGCTGGGCGTGAGCGCACGGTCGGTCAGCAATGCCATCGCCTCCGGGGCCCAGATCGCCAACGTCAAGGTGGGCGGCCCCGCGGAGAAGGGCGGCATTCTGGAGAACGACGTGGTGGTCAAGATCGGTGACCGCACCGTCGCCAACGCCGACGAGTTCGTGGTGGCCGTGCGGAATCTGGCCATCGGCAAGGAAGCCCCCGTCGAAGTCGTCCGCGACGGGCGTCACGTGACGCTGACGGTGACCCCCGCCGCCGACGGTTAA
- the glgC gene encoding glucose-1-phosphate adenylyltransferase has translation MREAPHVLGIVLAGGEGKRLHPLTVDRAKPAVPFGGAYRLIDFVLSNLVNARYLRVCVLTQYKSHSLDRHISQNWRLSGLAGEYITSVPAQQRLGPRWYTGSADAIYQSLNLIFDEDPDYIVVFGADHVYRMDPEQMVRFHIDSGAGATVAGVRIPRAEASSFGCIDADESGRIRGFLEKPANPPGTPGDPDSTYASMGNYVFTTKVLVDAIRADADDDHSDHDMGGNIIPRLVADGMAAVYDFSDNEVPGATERDRGYWRDVGTLDAFYDAHMDLVSAHPIFNLYNNRWPIHGATENLAPAKFVNGGSAQESVVGAGSVISAGSVRNSVLSSNVVIDDGAIVEDSVIMPGTRIGRGAVVRHAILDKNVVVGPGEMIGVDLEKDRERFSISAGGVVAVGKGVWI, from the coding sequence ATGAGGGAAGCGCCGCATGTGCTGGGCATCGTTCTGGCCGGTGGTGAGGGCAAGCGACTGCATCCGCTGACCGTGGATCGGGCGAAGCCGGCGGTCCCGTTCGGGGGCGCCTACCGGTTGATCGACTTCGTGCTGTCGAACCTGGTCAACGCGCGTTATCTGCGGGTCTGCGTGCTGACGCAGTACAAGTCGCACTCGCTGGACCGGCACATCTCCCAGAACTGGCGACTGAGCGGCCTGGCGGGGGAGTACATCACCTCGGTGCCGGCCCAGCAACGCCTCGGCCCGCGTTGGTACACCGGTTCCGCCGATGCCATCTACCAGTCGCTGAACCTGATCTTCGACGAAGATCCGGACTACATCGTGGTTTTCGGCGCCGACCACGTGTACCGGATGGACCCCGAACAGATGGTGCGCTTCCACATCGACAGCGGTGCGGGCGCGACCGTCGCCGGGGTTCGGATACCGCGAGCGGAGGCGTCGTCGTTCGGATGCATCGACGCCGACGAGTCGGGGCGGATCCGTGGCTTTCTGGAGAAGCCGGCGAACCCGCCCGGCACCCCCGGCGACCCCGACAGCACGTATGCGTCGATGGGCAACTACGTCTTCACCACCAAGGTTCTAGTCGATGCGATCCGCGCCGACGCCGACGACGACCACTCCGATCACGACATGGGCGGCAACATCATTCCGCGCCTGGTGGCCGACGGGATGGCGGCCGTCTACGACTTCTCCGACAACGAGGTGCCCGGGGCCACCGAGCGCGACCGGGGCTATTGGCGCGACGTCGGGACCCTGGACGCGTTCTACGACGCGCACATGGACCTGGTGTCGGCGCACCCGATCTTCAACCTCTACAACAACCGCTGGCCGATTCACGGGGCGACGGAGAACCTCGCGCCGGCGAAGTTCGTCAACGGGGGCTCGGCGCAGGAGTCGGTGGTGGGCGCCGGCAGCGTCATATCGGCGGGCTCGGTGCGCAATTCGGTGTTGTCGTCGAACGTGGTGATCGACGACGGCGCCATCGTGGAGGACAGCGTGATCATGCCCGGGACCCGCATCGGTCGTGGCGCGGTGGTGCGGCACGCGATCCTCGACAAGAACGTCGTGGTCGGTCCGGGCGAGATGATCGGAGTCGACCTGGAGAAGGACCGGGAGCGGTTCTCCATCAGCGCCGGCGGTGTGGTGGCCGTCGGTAAAGGGGTGTGGATCTAG
- a CDS encoding O-methyltransferase translates to MSSTDDISGEQSRSRADALLAHAENSMSEDAVLAAARDRAGEIGVGSVSAAVGALLSLLTKLSGGKAVVEVGTGAGVSGLWLLSGMGDDGVLTTIDIEPEHQRTAKQAFGDAGIGPGRTRFISGRAQEVLTRLADESYDLVFIDADPVDQPGYVPEAVRLLRPGGVVVVHRAALGGRAGDPSANDAEVVAVREAARLIAEDERLTPALIPLGDGLLAAVRD, encoded by the coding sequence ATGTCCAGCACCGACGACATTTCTGGAGAGCAGTCGCGCAGCCGGGCCGACGCCCTGCTGGCGCACGCCGAGAACTCGATGTCCGAGGACGCGGTCCTGGCCGCCGCACGCGACCGGGCCGGCGAGATCGGCGTCGGATCGGTCAGCGCCGCGGTCGGCGCACTGTTGAGCCTGCTGACGAAGCTCAGCGGCGGCAAGGCGGTGGTCGAGGTCGGCACCGGCGCCGGCGTCAGCGGACTCTGGCTGTTGTCCGGCATGGGCGACGACGGCGTGCTGACCACCATCGACATCGAACCCGAGCATCAGCGCACCGCCAAGCAGGCGTTCGGCGACGCCGGGATCGGGCCGGGCCGCACCCGGTTCATCAGCGGCCGCGCCCAAGAGGTGCTGACCCGTCTGGCCGACGAGTCCTACGACCTGGTGTTCATCGATGCCGACCCGGTCGACCAGCCCGGTTACGTGCCCGAAGCCGTGCGGTTGCTGCGTCCCGGCGGCGTGGTGGTGGTGCACCGGGCCGCGCTGGGCGGCCGGGCCGGCGATCCGTCGGCCAACGACGCCGAGGTGGTGGCGGTGCGCGAGGCCGCCCGGTTGATCGCCGAGGACGAGCGCCTGACTCCGGCTCTGATCCCACTGGGCGACGGGCTGCTGGCCGCCGTCCGCGACTGA
- the rseA gene encoding anti-sigma E factor RseA — MTDRGGVFRRAFSWLPAQFASQSDAPVGAPRQFGSTEHLCSEAITAYVDGELRMNAHLRAAHHLSLCPDCAAEVEYQGRARSALRDSHPIRIPAALLGQLAQIPEKPGDCPPDEPAGPMPARLADGKPQERRRRR, encoded by the coding sequence GTGACGGATCGCGGAGGTGTCTTCCGTCGCGCGTTCTCCTGGCTGCCCGCTCAATTCGCGTCGCAGAGCGACGCCCCGGTGGGCGCACCCCGGCAGTTCGGTTCCACCGAGCACCTGTGCAGCGAGGCCATCACCGCCTACGTGGACGGCGAACTGCGGATGAACGCCCATCTGCGTGCCGCCCACCACCTGTCGTTGTGTCCCGACTGCGCTGCCGAGGTGGAGTATCAGGGCAGGGCGCGTTCGGCCCTGCGGGATTCGCATCCGATCCGGATCCCGGCGGCACTGCTCGGCCAGCTGGCCCAAATTCCGGAGAAGCCGGGAGACTGTCCCCCCGACGAGCCGGCAGGGCCGATGCCCGCCCGGTTGGCCGACGGCAAACCTCAAGAACGTCGCAGACGTCGGTAA
- the tatB gene encoding Sec-independent protein translocase protein TatB, with amino-acid sequence MFANVGWGEILVLVVVGLVILGPERLPGAIRWTAGALRQARDYVTNATDQLRDEIGPEFDDLRAPLSELQKLRGMTPRAALTKHLLDGDDSLFTAVDSLAAEPLPTVVAPAVTPKLVGPAPFDTDAT; translated from the coding sequence ATGTTCGCGAACGTCGGGTGGGGCGAGATCCTCGTCCTTGTGGTGGTCGGACTGGTGATCCTGGGCCCGGAGCGGCTACCCGGAGCCATCCGATGGACCGCGGGCGCACTGCGGCAGGCCCGTGACTACGTCACCAACGCCACCGATCAGCTGCGGGACGAGATCGGACCGGAATTCGACGACCTGCGCGCACCGCTGAGTGAACTGCAGAAGCTGCGGGGCATGACACCGCGGGCCGCCCTGACCAAGCATCTGCTCGACGGGGACGACTCGCTGTTCACCGCGGTCGATTCCCTGGCCGCGGAACCGCTGCCCACGGTGGTCGCCCCCGCGGTGACGCCGAAACTCGTCGGGCCCGCCCCGTTCGACACCGACGCGACCTGA